A window of Pan paniscus chromosome 10, NHGRI_mPanPan1-v2.0_pri, whole genome shotgun sequence contains these coding sequences:
- the KCNA1 gene encoding potassium voltage-gated channel subfamily A member 1 encodes MTVMSGENVDEASAAPGHPQDGSYPRQADHDDHECCERVVINISGLRFETQLKTLAQFPNTLLGNPKKRMRYFDPLRNEYFFDRNRPSFDAILYYYQSGGRLRRPVNVPLDMFSEEIKFYELGEEAMEKFREDEGFIKEEERPLPEKEYQRQVWLLFEYPESSGPARVIAIVSVMVILISIVIFCLETLPELKDDKDFTGTVHRIDNTTVIYNSNIFTDPFFIVETLCIIWFSFELVVRFFACPSKTDFFKNIMNFIDIVAIIPYFITLGTEIAEQEGNQKGEQATSLAILRVIRLVRVFRIFKLSRHSKGLQILGQTLKASMRELGLLIFFLFIGVILFSSAVYFAEAEEAESHFSSIPDAFWWAVVSMTTVGYGDMYPVTIGGKIVGSLCAIAGVLTIALPVPVIVSNFNYFYHRETEGEEQAQLLHVSSPNLASDSDLSRRSSSTMSKSEYMEIEEDMNNSIAHYRQVNIRTGNCTTANQNCVNKSKLLTDV; translated from the coding sequence ATGACGGTGATGTCTGGGGAGAACGTGGACGAGGCTTCGGCCGCCCCGGGCCACCCCCAGGATGGCAGCTACCCCCGGCAGGCCGACCACGACGACCACGAGTGCTGCGAGCGCGTGGTGATCAACATCTCCGGGCTGCGCTTCGAGACGCAGCTCAAGACGCTGGCGCAGTTCCCCAACACGCTGCTGGGCAACCCTAAGAAACGCATGCGCTACTTCGACCCCCTGAGGAACGAGTACTTCTTTGACCGCAACCGGCCCAGCTTCGACGCCATCCTCTACTACTACCAGTCCGGCGGCCGCCTGCGGAGGCCGGTCAACGTGCCCCTGGACATGTTCTCCGAGGAGATCAAGTTTTACGAGTTGGGCGAGGAGGCCATGGAGAAGTTCCGGGAGGACGAGGGCTTCATCAAGGAGGAGGAGCGCCCCCTACCGGAGAAGGAGTACCAGCGCCAGGTGTGGCTGCTCTTCGAGTACCCCGAGAGCTCGGGGCCCGCCAGGGTCATCGCCATCGTCTCCGTCATGGTCATCCTCATCTCCATCGTCATCTTTTGCCTGGAGACGCTCCCCGAACTGAAGGATGACAAGGACTTCACGGGCACCGTCCACCGCATCGACAACACCACGGTCATCTACAATTCCAACATCTTCACAGACCCCTTCTTCATCGTGGAAACGCTGTGTATCATCTGGTTCTCCTTCGAGCTGGTGGTGCGCTTCTTCGCCTGCCCCAGCAAGACGGACTTCTTCAAAAACATCATGAACTTCATAGACATTGTGGCCATCATTCCTTATTTCATCACCCTGGGCACCGAGATAGCTGAGCAGGAAGGAAACCAGAAGGGCGAGCAGGCCACCTCCCTGGCCATCCTCAGGGTCATCCGCTTGGTAAGGGTTTTTAGAATCTTCAAGCTCTCCCGCCACTCTAAGGGCCTCCAGATCCTGGGCCAGACCCTCAAAGCTAGTATGAGAGAGCTAGGGCTGCTCATCTTTTTCCTCTTCATCGGGGTCATCCTGTTTTCTAGTGCAGTGTACTTTGCCGAGGCGGAAGAAGCTGAGTCGCACTTCTCCAGTATCCCCGATGCTTTCTGGTGGGCGGTGGTGTCCATGACCACTGTAGGATACGGTGACATGTACCCTGTGACAATTGGAGGCAAGATCGTGGGCTCCTTGTGTGCCATCGCTGGTGTGCTAACAATTGCCCTGCCCGTACCTGTCATTGTGTCCAATTTCAACTATTTCTACCACCGAGAAACTGAGGGGGAAGAGCAGGCTCAGTTGCTCCACGTCAGTTCCCCTAACTTAGCCTCTGACAGTGACCTCAGTCGCCGCAGTTCCTCTACTATGAGCAAGTCTGAGTACATGGAGATCGAAGAGGATATGAATAATAGCATAGCCCATTATAGACAGGTCAATATCAGAACTGGCAATTGCACCACAGCTAACCAAAACTGCGTTAATAAGAGCAAGCTACTGACcgatgtttaa